The nucleotide window CTTGAGTGCACATATCGCCAACAAACAAGGCGTTTGGCTGGCGCTTGTGGAGATGGATGAAAAGCTTCGTGATGAGCCAGAACGGGATCCATATGTTTTGGTGTACCAGGCGTTGGCGCGGCGTGACGTGCTGGCCCAAGTTGTTCTGTTCGACCCAGAAGAGCGTGAAAGGTTTAGGCTGGCGCCTTCAGAAGAAGATGACCCGCATCCACACAAGTTGCGCAGTGCTTTACGCGATTTGCTTCGCGCATTGGGTGTTGTATATGTGGACAGTGAGTCGGTGCCGGAAAATACATCCCTGCAGGCATGGTGGATAGTCAATCTCAATTCCAAAAGATTCGAACGTCAACCGGGAGCGCGGAAAGATGGTGCGGTGCTTCCGGTAGTGGTTGAATACGTCAATGGCCGTCTGATGGCGCTGTTTCCTGATCGTATGGGCGCTCAGAATTGGAAGCCCTATGCCCGCGCGATGCTGGCGTTGTATTCGGAGGACTATGAGAACACGAGTGACATGCGCGATGACCAGTTAAAGACGTATATCGGTCAGTTCTTTGGTTCGTTATCTGCTCAGACAGCCAAAACTCTAAGCTTCTGCGACGCTTCCAATATTCGCAAGTATGTACCTCAGCTTGGGAATGGCGCCATGCAGCTTGGCGAACTAAAAATGGGTGGTGTAGGTGCCGCAGCCGCCACTGCGGTTCTGCGCGATGGTGGGGCGGGTACTGTTGTTAGGTTGCTCACGGACACCGACAAATCGCCGACTTACCTTGTCGCGGACAACAAAACCGGCATTGCTACTGGAATTTTTGCGGAGCCCAACTCCAATCGCACATTCTGGCTGAGTCGAGGACTGCCAATGCCGTTGCAAAAAAGCGGCGCTATTCGAGTCGCCAATCAACAATCTCGTTTTGCAGAAGAGGATGTACCTGCAAACTTGAAGGCTCGGCGCTTCCCTTCACTCAGCGAAATTTGCATTGTCGTCCTTGGCCGAGATGAAGACGCTCGCAATGTCGCAGGTCTTACTCGAAAAGCAATGGAACTGCATGCTTCTACAGATGACACAACTATCTTGCCGTTTCCCTTGCACGAGGCGTGTCTACTTGGTGAATCTCTCCGGTAGGATTCCACTTAAGAACTGGGACTGCAGCTTCTATGGGAATCGCTCTTTTTGAAATCGCGACCAATTCCAAAAATAGGGATAGGGGTGACGGTAAGTGCACGAAAACAGCGCGCAGAGTGGCCATTGTTGGTACTAGAGCGTCGGAGGGGCAGGGCATATCGATAAAGGCTGAATTTGGCACATTGATCGATCAGGCCATTTAGGCCGATTCGTATTGTGTTGGGATTGATGGCGCGGCTGCTTGCCTCGACGTAACAGAGGGCTAGTCTACGAATGGTACTGTCATCCACCACGGATGCGTGGCCCTAACCAATCAACAAAAAATCATCCAACAATAGTAGATGTGTTATAATAACACATCTTATGGAACCAGCCGCAATTCGTGAACTTCGACAAAGCTTGGGTGAATCCCAAGCGCAGTTTGGTAAGAGGTTTGAGGTGAGTCAGATCACGGTGGGGTATTGGGAAAGTGGTCGGTCTCAGCCTGCACGCCAGAGATTGGCCGAGCTCATCTCCTTGGATTCGAGCGCCCCTTCGGTTATTCCGCCCACCTCCGTTGCACAGCCCTTCCGTCCAATACAGTATCTCGGAAGCAAACAACGCCTCGCTGAGAGCATCGGAGTCCTCATCAATGAGATTGCTCCGGGGATGTCGCGTGTTGGAGATCTATTTTCTGGTAGTGGAGTTGTAAGCGCTTTGCTTGCCGCTCAGCGACCGGTCACTGCTGTTGACAAGCAGGTGTATTCGAGCGTGCTTTCTTCGGCCTTGTTACAAGGGCGCGCAGAGCATTTCTCGGCGCTGATTGGCCAGGAGTTCAAAGCGCGGGCCGAAGAAATCGCAAGTGAAATCGCAAGGTCACTGGCACCTCTCCTTGCTCTCGAAGAGGAGGCAATGGTTGCAGCGGCCGGAGGTAGGCCTGAGTTGCTGATCGAGTTAATCGAGTTCGGTTCCATCGCCGTTCATGCGCAGCGGGTTCCCGAAAATGCGTCGCCACGTCTGGTTAAGTCGCTCGGTGACGCAGCCAGGAACTTGGACCGGAGTGCGTTCACAGCTGCCGACCTGACAGCCACCCGGTACTTTGGTGGCCCCTATTTTTCTTACAAGCAAGCGATCGCTTTGGATGCGATATTTGTGGCGACCAATGCACTGCCGGCTGCCCCTATAGCACTAGCAGTATTGCTCAGCGTTGCAAGCGAGATTGTCAACACGGTTGGGAAGCAATTTGCTCAGCCGATGAAGCTGAAGAAGGCCGATGGAACGGTTCCCTCTCTGTTGCTTCAGCGAGCCTTGCGTGATCGTTCGCTGGATGTTTTTGAGACGTATAAGGACTGGGCATCGCGCTGGATGACGAGCGTGCCCGCCGAATGCTTTGAGCACAGGATAGTGCGTGGAGATGTACTGGATTTTGTCGACGGTGACAGCAGCTGCCAAGCATGGTACGCCGACCCGCCTTACACAATAGATCACTATTCGCGGTTCTATCACGTGCTGGAAACACTGTCATTGAGGGATTCGCCGCGACTGGACGAAATGAACAAACGGGGAGAAGCCGCGGTCATGCGTGGCGTCTATCGGACGGGGCGCTATCAGTCGTCATTCTGCATTCCCTCACAGGCTCCTGTCGCCTTCAATCGACTTTTTTCTGCGACTGCGAAGCGAGGAACCCCACTAGTGCTTTCTTATTCGCCCTTCGATGAGGAGAAGGGACACCGTCCGCGCCTTCTTACCTTGAAGGAAATGGTCCAGACAGCGAAGCGGCACTATCGACGCGTGACGGTGATGGAAATTTCCGCCCATAGTCATCGAAAATTGAACGCGAAAAGCCTGAATACAAGCGTCCGCGGCGATGCGGAACGTTTAATCCTCTGCGAGGCATAGAGTTTATGGAAAAATATCTGGGTAACAAAGCGTCCCTGCTTCCATTGATTGAACAGTTCTTCGTGGAGCGTATTCCGGGAGCGAGCAGCCTGTCGGATGTATTCGCCGGCACCAACAATATCTCCCGGTATTTCCGCGCACGTGGCTGGGCTACGGCATCGTGCGATGCGAACCGGTTCAGCTATGTGCTAGCCCAAGCATATCTAGGCACA belongs to Rhodoferax saidenbachensis and includes:
- a CDS encoding helix-turn-helix domain-containing protein; protein product: MEPAAIRELRQSLGESQAQFGKRFEVSQITVGYWESGRSQPARQRLAELISLDSSAPSVIPPTSVAQPFRPIQYLGSKQRLAESIGVLINEIAPGMSRVGDLFSGSGVVSALLAAQRPVTAVDKQVYSSVLSSALLQGRAEHFSALIGQEFKARAEEIASEIARSLAPLLALEEEAMVAAAGGRPELLIELIEFGSIAVHAQRVPENASPRLVKSLGDAARNLDRSAFTAADLTATRYFGGPYFSYKQAIALDAIFVATNALPAAPIALAVLLSVASEIVNTVGKQFAQPMKLKKADGTVPSLLLQRALRDRSLDVFETYKDWASRWMTSVPAECFEHRIVRGDVLDFVDGDSSCQAWYADPPYTIDHYSRFYHVLETLSLRDSPRLDEMNKRGEAAVMRGVYRTGRYQSSFCIPSQAPVAFNRLFSATAKRGTPLVLSYSPFDEEKGHRPRLLTLKEMVQTAKRHYRRVTVMEISAHSHRKLNAKSLNTSVRGDAERLILCEA